The following proteins are encoded in a genomic region of Verrucomicrobiia bacterium:
- a CDS encoding lamin tail domain-containing protein, producing the protein MPPATIASPPSCHPPCGSPVRRLPILGLAALCLTAFAAPAQILIPTEAPWTYRKGTLDPSVPPEAWRHTDFHDSDWTAGRAPFYYDTANVYSGRTLLADMRNNYTTLFLRRTFVIEDLDSLATLDLRHLCDDGFVLWINGTLVHRYNHAGDNFGRTATATAAVPEPIDWLGTTLTSPHAYLVQGTNQAAVLALNTSRTSSDFIFDLELIARPRDTSPPTLAAIDPAPGEVEDLTTVTVTFSEPVRGLAFSDLLLNQRPALGVQGSGTTYRFTVEPPPLGPVAVSWDPGAGITDFADPPNPFDTTAPAATWSYLHIDRTPPALRQILPPPGHTVRQLSRIEVLFSEPVDGVRASDLLVDDQPAAEVAGSEAGPYLFTFPPRPAGPVALRWAGNHAIVDRAPTPNPFSGDPWSYLVDPDLVSHAVRISEFLADASNDAGLRDEDGHTPDWIEIENRGDTPVNLLGWSLTDDPALPGQWVFPDTPLAPGAFLVVFASGKDRRSGAPERPLHTNFRLGLDGEYLALFNAESPRVAVSEFAPAYPPQRLDHSYGYDPDDHLRHFAQPTPGSPNPPSTLAGIVPPVEVNVSRGLFEHPFELHLSSPLDGVTIRYTTDGTPPTAAAGRLYRDPLTISTTTVLRATAFLEGHLPSAPITHTYLFLSQVVLQPPDPPGYPATWIDTQGRAWTADYEMDPEITQSPAYRDRMIDSLRSLPVLSLVARPADLFDNATGIYPKSQARGPSWERAASAEFLDPDTGASHQIDCGVQMQGNSVRDPVKTAKHAFRLVFKRDYGPPKLEHRVFPDAPLAEFNTLTLRADFNNSWMHWDGAQRLRGQRVRDAWIKDSQRAMGGFASHNRFVHLYLNGLYWGIYDPTERPDAAYAESYFGGTREDYDVVNEGQRVDGTMVAYNAMRALSDLASDTQYQRMKEYLDVPAYIDYVLLHFYVGHQDWFTDKNWYAIRRRAPGEGFRFWSWDGELILNSPTQNIVTRTDQASGLHAKMLANPQYRLDFADRAHRHLFHDGALTPDAVADRYRRRIDQVERAMVAESARWGDYRRDVHSYSSGPYLLYTVDEHFAQERDRLFRDYFPHRTGTVLNQLRAAGLYPAVAAPTLAPRSGRIPSGTALSMTAPSGTLYYTLDGSDPRLAPSGAMAPAAVPYTAPIPLTRSTLVKARARLGDTWSALAEATLELDSPVSPLAITEIHYQPLEGDPYEFLELQNRGVIPIDVTGFSFEGIRFIFPPNSILQPAQVVVLASTLSPDAFAQRYPAVAVFGHFSGSLANAGERIALLDRQRRAVTAVTYASSGGWPRSPAGSGPSLERIDFNAHPQSPAAWRSSVVPHGTPGVVPHAPTPTPPPVRLNELMAVNTGSVLNGPHAPDWIELHNAGPAPANLSGWSLSDSSEPRKFVFPTGTSIPPGGYLVVWCDDRRDTPGLHTGFALNRAGETLTLFNSESQRVDAVSFGSQLPDLTLGRTGPDATWTLCQPTPGQPNAPQPLANPGQLALNEWLARPAPGHDPWIELYNRHDSLPASLHGLFLATDTAVAHLPAHTFLAPSQHLLLHPDTRSGPDRVALELRPDTVELALLDASGQSLDRIALTPFAHLDPGASAGRLPDGAPSLTAFPHTASPGLPNALPDPAAPRFHEIAAAFEPGWIELHHPGDSPFDLSGFRLATSRTGDPSWTFPPGTTLQPGAFLLVHGDPAQPATTSSASPLNSRLQLPRRGGSLFLLAPDGRLSDTLAFGFQVPDRTLGHTPDGWTLLATPTPGAPNAEPAPTASPGHLRINEWLAQSDHDNDWIELFNRSDLPVALHGLHLSDHPGLARQDRYAFAPLSFIAGRGFVRIDADNRPQDGPQHARFALAAAGEAIVLTASNGQPIDAVYFGRQTRGVSMGRMPDGADGPFVSFAEPSPETSNAPHYVNRPPELHPIPDQSIVAGAMLVLPFPATDPDQPHQRLTFQLDPLPPGAEFDPHTGTLTWRPTLQQAGTTFDLRITVTDDGHPPLAAVQTFALSITAPSPPFLDLPRVVGSLLYFRNRGDFGPEYHLQTSTDLLTWQTLTITRPQEVPFDWIVPLDPTAPPRFYRVLMTP; encoded by the coding sequence ATGCCCCCTGCCACGATCGCCTCCCCCCCGTCCTGCCATCCTCCCTGCGGATCCCCCGTTCGCCGCCTCCCGATCCTCGGCCTGGCCGCCCTCTGCCTCACCGCCTTCGCAGCCCCCGCCCAAATCCTCATCCCCACCGAGGCCCCCTGGACCTACCGCAAGGGCACCCTCGACCCGTCCGTCCCCCCCGAGGCCTGGCGGCACACGGACTTCCATGACAGCGACTGGACCGCCGGACGCGCTCCGTTCTACTACGACACCGCCAATGTCTACTCCGGCCGGACCCTCCTGGCCGACATGCGCAACAACTACACCACCCTCTTCCTCCGCCGCACCTTCGTCATCGAAGACCTCGATTCCCTCGCCACCCTTGACCTCCGCCACCTCTGCGACGATGGCTTCGTCCTCTGGATCAACGGGACCCTCGTCCATCGCTACAACCATGCCGGCGACAACTTCGGCCGTACCGCCACCGCCACCGCCGCCGTGCCCGAACCCATCGACTGGCTCGGCACCACCCTGACCTCCCCTCACGCCTACCTCGTCCAGGGAACCAACCAGGCCGCAGTCCTCGCCCTCAATACCTCCCGCACCAGCTCCGATTTCATCTTCGACCTGGAATTGATCGCCCGCCCTCGCGACACCTCACCCCCCACCCTCGCCGCCATCGATCCCGCCCCCGGCGAAGTCGAGGACCTGACCACCGTCACGGTGACGTTCTCCGAACCCGTCCGCGGCCTCGCCTTCTCCGACCTCCTCCTCAACCAGCGGCCCGCCCTCGGAGTCCAGGGTTCCGGCACCACCTACCGCTTCACCGTCGAACCCCCGCCGCTCGGCCCGGTCGCCGTCTCCTGGGATCCCGGCGCCGGGATCACCGATTTCGCCGATCCCCCGAACCCCTTCGACACCACCGCCCCCGCCGCCACCTGGTCCTATCTCCACATCGACCGCACCCCGCCCGCCCTCCGGCAAATCCTCCCCCCGCCCGGTCATACCGTCCGGCAACTCTCCCGCATCGAGGTGCTCTTCAGTGAACCCGTGGACGGAGTCCGGGCTTCCGATCTCCTCGTGGACGACCAGCCCGCCGCCGAGGTCGCCGGCTCCGAGGCCGGGCCCTACCTCTTCACCTTCCCGCCCCGTCCGGCCGGACCCGTCGCCCTGCGCTGGGCCGGAAACCACGCCATCGTCGATCGCGCTCCCACACCCAATCCCTTCTCCGGCGACCCCTGGTCCTATCTCGTCGATCCGGACCTCGTTTCCCACGCCGTCCGCATCTCCGAGTTCCTCGCCGACGCCTCCAACGATGCCGGCCTGCGCGACGAGGACGGCCACACCCCGGACTGGATCGAAATCGAGAATCGCGGCGATACCCCGGTCAATCTCCTGGGCTGGTCGCTCACCGATGACCCTGCCCTCCCCGGCCAGTGGGTCTTTCCCGACACCCCCCTCGCGCCCGGTGCCTTCCTGGTCGTCTTCGCCTCGGGCAAGGACCGCCGTTCCGGCGCCCCAGAACGCCCCCTCCACACCAATTTCCGGCTCGGCCTCGATGGCGAATACCTCGCCCTCTTCAATGCCGAATCCCCCCGCGTCGCCGTCTCCGAATTCGCACCCGCCTACCCGCCCCAGCGCCTCGACCACTCCTACGGTTACGACCCCGACGACCACCTCCGCCACTTCGCCCAACCCACCCCGGGCTCGCCCAACCCGCCCAGCACCCTCGCCGGAATCGTCCCCCCCGTGGAGGTCAACGTTTCCCGCGGTCTCTTCGAACATCCCTTCGAACTCCACCTCTCCTCACCCCTCGACGGCGTCACCATTCGCTACACCACCGACGGCACCCCGCCCACCGCGGCCGCCGGTCGCCTCTACCGCGACCCGCTCACGATCTCCACGACCACCGTCCTCCGCGCCACCGCCTTCCTCGAAGGCCACCTCCCTTCCGCCCCGATCACCCATACCTACCTCTTCCTCTCCCAGGTCGTCCTCCAACCGCCCGACCCGCCCGGCTATCCAGCCACCTGGATCGACACCCAGGGACGCGCCTGGACGGCCGACTACGAAATGGACCCCGAGATCACCCAGTCCCCCGCCTATCGCGACCGCATGATCGATTCACTCCGCTCCCTCCCGGTCCTCTCCCTCGTCGCCCGGCCCGCCGACCTCTTCGACAACGCCACCGGGATCTATCCCAAATCCCAGGCCCGCGGCCCCTCCTGGGAACGCGCCGCCTCCGCCGAGTTCCTCGATCCCGACACCGGCGCCTCGCACCAGATCGACTGCGGCGTCCAGATGCAGGGCAACTCCGTCCGCGACCCCGTCAAGACCGCCAAGCACGCCTTCCGCCTCGTCTTCAAACGCGACTACGGCCCGCCCAAGCTCGAACATCGCGTCTTCCCCGACGCCCCCCTCGCCGAGTTCAACACCCTCACCCTCCGCGCCGACTTCAATAATTCGTGGATGCACTGGGACGGCGCCCAGCGCCTCCGCGGCCAGCGCGTCCGGGACGCCTGGATCAAGGACTCCCAGCGCGCCATGGGCGGCTTCGCCTCCCATAACCGCTTCGTCCACCTCTACCTCAACGGCCTCTATTGGGGCATCTACGATCCCACCGAACGCCCCGATGCCGCGTACGCCGAATCCTACTTCGGGGGCACCCGCGAAGACTACGATGTGGTCAATGAAGGTCAGCGCGTGGACGGAACCATGGTCGCCTACAATGCCATGCGCGCCCTCTCCGACCTCGCCTCCGACACCCAGTACCAGCGCATGAAGGAATACCTCGATGTCCCCGCCTACATCGATTACGTCCTCCTCCACTTCTACGTCGGCCACCAGGACTGGTTCACCGACAAGAACTGGTACGCCATCCGCCGGCGCGCCCCCGGCGAAGGGTTCCGCTTCTGGAGCTGGGATGGCGAACTGATCCTCAATTCCCCCACCCAGAACATCGTCACCCGCACCGACCAGGCGTCCGGACTCCACGCCAAAATGCTGGCCAACCCCCAGTACCGCCTCGACTTCGCCGACCGCGCTCACCGCCACCTCTTCCACGACGGCGCCCTCACCCCCGACGCCGTCGCCGACCGCTACCGCCGCCGCATCGACCAGGTCGAACGCGCCATGGTCGCCGAATCCGCCCGCTGGGGCGATTACCGTCGCGATGTCCATTCCTACTCCAGCGGCCCCTACCTCCTCTACACCGTCGACGAACACTTCGCCCAGGAACGCGACCGCCTCTTCCGTGATTACTTCCCCCATCGCACCGGCACCGTCCTCAACCAACTCCGTGCCGCCGGCCTCTACCCCGCCGTCGCCGCTCCCACCCTCGCCCCACGCAGCGGACGCATCCCCTCCGGAACCGCCCTCTCCATGACCGCCCCGTCGGGCACGCTGTACTACACCCTCGACGGCTCCGATCCGCGCCTCGCCCCTTCCGGCGCCATGGCCCCCGCCGCCGTCCCCTACACCGCTCCCATCCCCCTGACCCGCTCGACCCTCGTCAAGGCCCGCGCCCGCCTCGGCGACACCTGGAGCGCCCTGGCCGAGGCGACCCTCGAACTCGACAGCCCGGTATCCCCCCTCGCAATCACCGAGATCCATTACCAACCCCTCGAAGGCGATCCCTACGAGTTCCTCGAACTCCAGAACCGTGGCGTCATCCCCATCGACGTCACCGGGTTCTCCTTCGAAGGAATCCGCTTCATCTTCCCCCCCAACTCCATCCTCCAGCCCGCCCAGGTCGTGGTGCTCGCCTCCACTCTCAGCCCCGACGCCTTCGCCCAGCGGTACCCCGCCGTCGCCGTCTTCGGACACTTCTCCGGCTCCCTCGCCAATGCCGGCGAACGCATCGCCCTCCTCGATCGCCAACGCCGCGCCGTGACCGCCGTGACCTACGCCTCCTCTGGCGGCTGGCCCCGATCCCCCGCCGGTTCCGGTCCCTCCCTCGAACGAATCGACTTCAACGCCCATCCCCAATCCCCCGCCGCCTGGCGCTCCAGCGTCGTCCCCCACGGCACCCCGGGCGTCGTCCCCCATGCCCCCACCCCCACCCCGCCCCCCGTCCGCCTCAACGAACTCATGGCCGTCAACACCGGCTCCGTCCTGAATGGCCCCCATGCCCCCGACTGGATCGAACTCCACAACGCCGGCCCCGCCCCCGCCAACCTCTCCGGCTGGAGCCTCTCGGACTCCAGCGAACCCAGGAAGTTCGTCTTCCCCACCGGCACTTCGATCCCACCCGGCGGCTATCTCGTCGTCTGGTGCGACGACCGCCGCGACACCCCCGGACTTCACACGGGTTTCGCCCTAAACCGCGCCGGCGAAACGCTCACGCTCTTCAATTCCGAGTCCCAGCGAGTGGACGCCGTCTCGTTCGGCAGCCAGTTGCCCGACCTCACCCTCGGCCGCACCGGCCCCGACGCCACCTGGACCCTCTGCCAGCCCACCCCCGGCCAGCCCAATGCCCCCCAACCCCTCGCCAACCCCGGCCAGCTCGCCCTCAACGAATGGCTCGCCCGGCCCGCTCCCGGCCATGACCCCTGGATCGAACTCTACAACCGTCACGATTCCCTCCCGGCCTCCCTCCACGGACTCTTCCTCGCCACCGATACCGCCGTCGCGCACCTCCCTGCCCACACCTTCCTCGCCCCCAGCCAGCACCTCCTCCTCCACCCCGACACCCGATCCGGTCCGGACCGCGTCGCCCTGGAACTCCGCCCCGACACCGTCGAACTCGCCCTGCTCGACGCCTCGGGCCAGTCCCTCGATCGCATCGCCCTCACGCCTTTCGCCCACCTCGATCCCGGCGCCTCCGCCGGTCGCCTCCCCGACGGTGCCCCGTCCCTGACCGCCTTCCCCCACACCGCCAGCCCCGGACTGCCCAACGCCCTCCCCGATCCCGCCGCCCCGCGCTTCCACGAAATCGCCGCCGCCTTCGAACCCGGCTGGATCGAACTGCATCACCCGGGCGATTCCCCCTTCGATTTGTCCGGCTTCCGCCTCGCCACGTCCCGAACCGGAGACCCCTCCTGGACCTTTCCGCCCGGCACCACCCTCCAACCCGGCGCCTTCCTCCTCGTCCATGGCGACCCCGCCCAACCCGCCACCACCTCATCCGCTTCCCCGCTCAACAGCCGTCTCCAGCTCCCCCGTCGCGGCGGTTCCCTCTTCCTCCTCGCCCCCGACGGGCGCCTCTCCGACACCCTCGCCTTCGGATTCCAGGTGCCCGACCGGACCCTCGGCCACACCCCCGACGGCTGGACCCTGCTCGCCACCCCCACTCCCGGCGCCCCCAACGCCGAACCCGCCCCCACCGCCTCCCCCGGTCACCTCCGCATCAACGAATGGCTCGCCCAGTCCGACCACGACAACGACTGGATCGAACTCTTCAACCGCTCCGACCTCCCCGTCGCCCTCCACGGCCTGCACCTCTCCGATCACCCCGGCCTCGCCCGCCAGGACCGGTATGCCTTCGCCCCCCTCAGCTTCATCGCCGGACGCGGCTTCGTCCGAATCGACGCCGACAATCGTCCCCAGGACGGCCCACAGCATGCCCGCTTCGCCCTCGCCGCCGCCGGCGAAGCCATCGTCCTCACCGCCTCCAACGGCCAACCCATCGACGCCGTGTACTTCGGACGCCAGACCCGCGGCGTCTCCATGGGCCGCATGCCCGACGGCGCCGACGGCCCGTTCGTCTCCTTTGCCGAACCGTCCCCGGAAACCTCCAACGCCCCCCACTACGTCAACCGCCCCCCGGAACTCCACCCCATCCCCGACCAATCCATCGTCGCCGGAGCCATGCTGGTCCTCCCATTCCCGGCCACCGATCCCGACCAACCCCACCAACGGCTGACATTCCAGCTCGACCCCCTTCCCCCGGGCGCCGAATTCGATCCCCACACCGGCACCCTCACCTGGCGCCCCACCCTCCAGCAGGCCGGAACCACCTTCGACCTCCGCATCACCGTCACCGACGACGGCCACCCGCCCCTGGCCGCAGTACAGACCTTTGCCCTCTCCATCACCGCGCCCTCCCCTCCGTTTCTCGATCTTCCCCGCGTCGTCGGGAGCCTCCTCTACTTCCGCAACCGCGGCGACTTCGGCCCCGAATACCATCTCCAGACCTCCACCGACCTCCTCACCTGGCAGACCCTCACCATCACCCGCCCCCAGGAAGTCCCCTTCGACTGGATCGTTCCCCTCGACCCCACCGCCCCCCCCCGCTTCTACCGGGTCCTGATGACCCCTTGA